In Flavivirga abyssicola, the following are encoded in one genomic region:
- a CDS encoding RNA polymerase sigma factor, translating into MSLNQLIENCKINDTKAQGELYKLFSSKLFSLCLKYSRNRVEAEDNLQDAFLTIFKKIEQYKNKGSFEGWLKRITINTVLQRYRNEKVFDIINENIIEDVELEVDEDTVSIDYLLQIIQELPDRYRLVFNLYVLDGYSHKDIADMLDINIGTSKSNLARARLSLKETIENYKTMQSLQSL; encoded by the coding sequence TTGAGTTTAAACCAACTCATAGAAAATTGTAAAATTAATGATACTAAAGCCCAAGGAGAATTATACAAACTCTTTTCGAGTAAACTATTCTCTTTATGTTTAAAGTATTCGCGAAATCGTGTCGAAGCAGAAGATAATCTGCAAGACGCATTTTTAACAATTTTTAAAAAAATTGAACAGTATAAAAATAAAGGTTCTTTTGAAGGTTGGTTAAAACGTATTACTATAAATACTGTATTGCAACGATACAGAAACGAAAAGGTTTTTGATATAATAAATGAAAATATAATTGAAGATGTTGAATTAGAAGTTGATGAAGATACAGTATCCATCGATTATCTTTTACAAATTATTCAAGAATTACCAGACAGATATAGATTGGTTTTTAACCTATATGTATTGGATGGTTATTCACATAAAGATATAGCAGATATGCTAGACATAAATATAGGAACCTCAAAATCTAATTTGGCTCGTGCCAGACTTAGTTTAAAGGAAACTATAGAGAATTATAAGACGATGCAAAGTTTACAATCATTATAA
- the recA gene encoding recombinase RecA, which translates to MSSEKEAKLKALKLTLDKLDKAYGKGTVMKMSDAAVQDVEAISSGSLGLDIALGVGGYPRGRVIEIYGPESSGKTTLTLHAIAEAQKAGGIAAFIDAEHAFDRFYAEKLGVDIDNLIISQPDNGEQALEIADNLIRSGAIDIVVVDSVAALTPKSEIEGEMGDSKMGLHARLMSQALRKLTASISKTNCTVIFINQLREKIGVMFGNPETTTGGNALKFYASVRLDIRRSTQIKETDGSVAGNKTRVKVVKNKVAPPFKMAEFDIMYGEGVSKVGEVLDLAVEFEIVKKSGSWFSYEDTKLGQGRDAVKALIKDNPELMDELEGKVRKLVTE; encoded by the coding sequence ATGAGCAGCGAAAAAGAAGCTAAATTAAAAGCACTTAAACTTACATTAGATAAATTAGATAAAGCATACGGCAAAGGAACTGTAATGAAAATGAGCGATGCAGCCGTACAAGATGTAGAAGCCATTTCATCTGGCTCTTTAGGTTTAGATATTGCTTTAGGCGTTGGGGGTTATCCACGCGGACGTGTTATAGAAATTTATGGTCCAGAATCTTCTGGTAAAACCACCCTTACATTACATGCTATTGCTGAGGCTCAAAAAGCTGGAGGCATTGCTGCTTTTATTGATGCTGAACATGCTTTTGATAGGTTTTATGCCGAAAAGCTGGGAGTAGATATTGACAACTTAATTATATCGCAACCAGATAATGGTGAGCAAGCTCTTGAAATTGCCGATAATTTAATTCGCTCGGGGGCTATTGATATTGTTGTGGTCGATTCTGTAGCTGCATTAACACCTAAAAGTGAAATTGAAGGTGAAATGGGAGACTCTAAGATGGGCTTACATGCTCGCTTAATGTCTCAAGCTTTAAGAAAGCTTACAGCCTCTATTAGTAAAACCAATTGTACTGTTATATTCATTAACCAATTACGTGAAAAAATTGGTGTTATGTTTGGCAACCCAGAAACTACTACAGGTGGTAATGCCTTAAAATTCTATGCCTCTGTTAGATTAGACATTAGACGTTCAACTCAGATTAAAGAAACTGATGGAAGTGTTGCTGGTAATAAAACCCGAGTAAAAGTGGTTAAAAATAAAGTCGCGCCTCCTTTCAAAATGGCAGAATTTGATATTATGTATGGCGAAGGTGTCTCTAAAGTTGGTGAAGTTTTAGACTTGGCTGTAGAGTTTGAAATTGTAAAGAAAAGCGGTTCTTGGTTTAGTTATGAAGACACCAAACTAGGGCAAGGGCGAGATGCCGTCAAAGCACTCATAAAAGATAACCCCGAGCTCATGGACGAACTCGAAGGAAAAGTTAGAAAATTAGTAACAGAATAG